In Leptolyngbya sp. 'hensonii', the following are encoded in one genomic region:
- a CDS encoding BamA/TamA family outer membrane protein, translated as MRLSPVLIALVATSATIGLSNPAQGQTLYYAPVDKGTSAKPEVPPEPTPGVVLPQPDTSQPEIPLAQREFSSPLITSQVVVPIAPEKPVSAIAPSLPTSLSQAQPGSAAPEPTAPEPSQPTPGPTLDLPSSQPQPAEAEPRVLVAEVVVSGATPELENIVYSVIRTRAGRASTRTELQEDINAIFATGYFSNVRAVPEDTPLGVRVTFEVKTNPVLQSVRIEGNQVLPQTVVDDIFRPQYGKTLNLRQFQDGVKQVNKWYQDKGYVLAQVLDVPKVSEDGIVTLQVAEGVVEGIQVRFLKKEGEDTDEKGQPISGRTRDFIITREFTVKPGDVFNRAQIEKDLQRVFSLGIFEDVRLSLSPGQDPRKVVIVANVIERNSGSLAAGVGFSSASGLFGTLSYQEQNLGGNNQKLGAEFQLGERELLFDLSFTDPWIAGDPFRTSYTVNLFNRRTISLVFDTGNPLVRLANGDIPRIDRLGGGVNFTRPLNDGWIASLGLQYQQVTVRDAARNIVTVDQLGNPLSFSGTGTDDLFSVQFGAVRDLRNDPLRPTSGSLFRIGTEQSIPIGSGNILLNRVRGSYSYYIPVSYLNLSEGPQALAFNIQAGTAFGDLPPYEAFALGGVNSVRGYEEGALGSGRSFVQATAEYRFPVFSIIGAALFFDAATDLGTGNSVIGNPAGVRGKPGSGFGYGLGIRIQSPLGPIRIDYGINDQGGSRFQFGIGERF; from the coding sequence ATGCGCTTATCTCCAGTTTTAATAGCTCTGGTTGCGACTTCTGCAACGATCGGTTTGTCCAACCCTGCTCAGGGGCAAACCCTGTATTATGCACCTGTAGACAAGGGGACTTCTGCTAAGCCAGAAGTCCCTCCGGAGCCAACACCCGGTGTGGTTTTGCCCCAACCTGATACCTCCCAGCCTGAAATACCGCTGGCGCAGAGGGAGTTTTCTTCACCGCTGATTACGTCCCAGGTTGTAGTTCCGATCGCGCCTGAAAAGCCTGTTTCTGCTATTGCTCCATCCTTGCCAACCTCCCTGAGTCAGGCTCAACCCGGATCGGCAGCACCAGAACCCACAGCCCCTGAGCCCAGTCAACCTACTCCTGGACCGACTTTAGACCTGCCTTCGTCTCAACCCCAGCCCGCTGAAGCAGAACCCAGAGTACTGGTGGCTGAAGTGGTTGTCAGCGGTGCCACACCAGAGCTGGAGAATATTGTCTACAGCGTTATTCGGACTCGGGCTGGACGGGCTTCCACTCGAACTGAATTACAAGAAGATATCAACGCCATTTTTGCGACAGGCTACTTTTCCAATGTTCGGGCGGTTCCTGAAGATACCCCACTCGGGGTTCGGGTCACCTTTGAGGTCAAGACGAACCCGGTCTTACAATCTGTCCGCATTGAAGGAAATCAAGTCCTTCCTCAAACCGTTGTGGATGATATTTTCCGGCCTCAATACGGTAAAACATTGAACCTGCGCCAATTCCAGGATGGCGTCAAGCAGGTTAATAAATGGTATCAGGACAAAGGCTATGTTCTGGCCCAGGTCCTTGATGTCCCGAAAGTCTCCGAGGATGGCATCGTAACCTTGCAGGTCGCTGAGGGGGTTGTTGAAGGGATCCAGGTCCGCTTCCTGAAGAAAGAAGGGGAAGATACGGACGAGAAAGGACAACCCATTAGTGGGCGTACCCGTGATTTCATCATCACCCGGGAGTTTACAGTCAAGCCGGGAGATGTGTTTAATCGGGCTCAGATCGAGAAGGATCTGCAGCGAGTCTTTTCTCTCGGGATCTTTGAAGATGTTCGTCTCTCCCTCAGTCCCGGTCAGGATCCGCGTAAGGTTGTCATTGTTGCCAATGTCATCGAACGTAACTCTGGCTCCCTGGCCGCCGGGGTCGGTTTTAGTTCTGCCAGTGGATTATTTGGTACCCTCAGTTACCAGGAACAGAATCTGGGTGGGAATAACCAGAAGCTGGGAGCAGAATTCCAGCTCGGCGAACGGGAACTTTTGTTTGACCTTAGCTTTACGGACCCCTGGATTGCAGGAGATCCGTTCCGCACCTCCTATACCGTGAACCTGTTTAACCGAAGAACGATCTCTCTGGTATTTGATACAGGTAACCCCCTCGTCCGCTTGGCGAATGGGGACATTCCCCGGATCGATCGTCTGGGGGGAGGCGTCAACTTTACCCGACCGTTGAATGACGGTTGGATTGCCTCCCTCGGGTTGCAATATCAGCAAGTGACGGTTCGAGATGCGGCCCGCAACATTGTTACGGTGGATCAGCTGGGTAATCCTCTCAGTTTCAGCGGCACAGGCACCGATGATCTCTTCTCAGTTCAATTTGGCGCTGTGCGAGACTTGCGGAATGATCCCCTGCGTCCTACCAGTGGTTCTCTGTTCAGGATCGGAACAGAACAGTCGATCCCCATTGGCTCCGGAAATATTCTGCTGAACCGGGTGCGGGGAAGTTACAGCTATTACATCCCAGTTAGCTACCTCAATCTCTCTGAAGGTCCCCAGGCTTTAGCTTTTAATATCCAGGCAGGCACCGCCTTTGGTGATTTGCCTCCCTACGAGGCCTTTGCCCTGGGGGGTGTCAACTCCGTCCGGGGATATGAAGAGGGGGCACTGGGTAGTGGCCGTAGTTTTGTCCAGGCCACAGCAGAATATCGCTTTCCCGTCTTCTCAATTATTGGTGCGGCGCTATTTTTTGATGCTGCCACCGATTTGGGCACTGGAAATAGCGTCATTGGTAATCCAGCAGGGGTGAGAGGAAAACCAGGCAGCGGATTTGGCTATGGGTTAGGGATTAGAATTCAGTCTCCCCTCGGACCCATCCGCATCGACTACGGGATTAATGACCAGGGCGGTAGCCGCTTTCAATTTGGGATTGGAGAACGGTTCTAA
- the purC gene encoding phosphoribosylaminoimidazolesuccinocarboxamide synthase, with product MPDRQQLYEGKAKIVYSTDDPQVLISYFKDDATAFNAKKRGQIAGKGEINCAISSHLFRLLEQHGVATHFIDQVSGNEMKVWAVKILPLEVVVRNIAAGSLCLQTGMELGTVLKFPLVDYYYKNDALGDPLLTPDRILLLELATSEQIEQLRHLALQVNQVLSAFFQACGITLVDFKLEFGIDHQQRLLLADEISPDTCRLWNQAETDPDRRVLDKDRFRRDLGEVETAYRQVLERVLSQSAHRGV from the coding sequence ATGCCCGATCGTCAGCAGCTCTATGAAGGCAAGGCCAAGATTGTCTACAGCACAGATGATCCGCAGGTCTTGATCTCCTACTTTAAAGATGACGCCACCGCGTTCAACGCAAAAAAGCGGGGTCAAATTGCCGGTAAAGGGGAAATCAATTGTGCCATCTCCAGCCATTTGTTCCGCCTCCTGGAACAGCATGGGGTTGCCACGCACTTTATTGATCAGGTGTCAGGGAATGAAATGAAAGTGTGGGCGGTCAAAATTTTGCCCCTGGAAGTGGTGGTCAGGAACATCGCAGCCGGTAGTCTCTGTCTACAAACTGGGATGGAATTGGGCACGGTCCTCAAATTTCCCCTAGTGGACTATTACTATAAGAATGATGCCCTGGGCGATCCCCTGTTGACCCCCGATCGAATTCTGCTTCTGGAATTGGCTACCTCAGAGCAGATTGAACAGTTGCGACATCTGGCCTTACAAGTTAATCAAGTTCTGTCAGCTTTTTTTCAAGCGTGTGGAATTACCCTGGTAGACTTCAAGTTGGAGTTTGGTATTGATCACCAACAGCGCTTGTTGCTAGCCGATGAGATCAGCCCCGACACCTGCCGTCTCTGGAATCAGGCGGAAACAGATCCTGATCGTCGAGTGCTAGATAAAGACCGTTTCCGACGAGATCTGGGAGAGGTGGAAACTGCCTATCGCCAGGTTCTGGAGCGGGTACTCTCCCAATCTGCTCATCGGGGAGTGTAA
- a CDS encoding 4a-hydroxytetrahydrobiopterin dehydratase, translating into MLPEPAAVQPVRCTIRPFLVALGILSPLIGVPLAPSPIASAQPAPIPTIGQLPNPAPKLKRLTLLEISRRMKDLPGWKTNGKQLYCTRQVKDFVEAINFVNRLVEPAEKAAHHPDIQITYNKVTLSLTTHDAGGLTDQDFELAKIFSQLAASAAVSGTGC; encoded by the coding sequence GTGCTCCCTGAACCTGCCGCTGTTCAACCTGTTCGCTGCACAATCCGGCCTTTCCTGGTGGCCCTGGGTATCCTGAGCCCTCTGATAGGAGTTCCCCTGGCCCCTAGCCCGATTGCCTCTGCACAACCAGCACCGATTCCGACGATCGGGCAACTCCCCAATCCAGCACCTAAGCTGAAACGGTTGACCCTGCTAGAAATTTCTCGCCGGATGAAAGACCTGCCAGGCTGGAAAACGAACGGCAAGCAGCTCTACTGTACCCGTCAGGTGAAAGATTTTGTGGAGGCGATTAACTTTGTCAACCGTCTGGTGGAACCAGCGGAGAAAGCCGCTCACCATCCAGATATTCAAATCACCTATAACAAAGTCACCCTCAGCCTGACTACCCACGATGCAGGGGGGTTAACTGACCAGGACTTTGAACTGGCAAAGATTTTCTCACAACTGGCTGCATCTGCCGCAGTTTCAGGGACAGGTTGCTAG
- a CDS encoding homocysteine biosynthesis protein has translation MRTIADINDKINHHQAVVLTVEELKARVAEVGISQVAKEVDVITTGTFEPMESSGAILNLGHTDPPIKIRQCWLDGVAAYSGFGAVDLYIGATQVSESGEGEEVRERGGGHVIADLIAGKAITLRALGQVTDCYPRASFETTITRDTINQFYLFNPRNVYQNFIVGVNGGDRPLFTYLGPLQPRLGNAVYSNPGAISPLLNDPDLQAIGIGTRIFLGGGVGYVAWEGTQHFPMQKRLPNRTPIGPAATLALIGDAKQMDPAWVRGCYFRSYGPSLMLGVGIPLPVLSEAVVARCAVTDQELVAPIVDFSIPRRVRPTFGLISYAQLKSGRITIDGTLVRVAPLASIYLSRRVAEELKQWIREGRFLLTEPIAPLPGDRTFLPQDVWGARIGLE, from the coding sequence ATGCGCACGATCGCCGATATCAACGATAAAATCAACCATCACCAGGCTGTCGTTTTAACCGTCGAAGAACTCAAGGCCAGGGTCGCAGAGGTTGGCATCTCCCAGGTGGCCAAAGAAGTGGATGTCATCACCACCGGCACTTTTGAGCCGATGGAATCCTCCGGAGCCATTCTCAACCTGGGCCATACCGACCCCCCGATTAAAATCCGCCAGTGCTGGCTGGATGGCGTTGCGGCCTACTCTGGTTTTGGTGCCGTGGATCTTTACATTGGGGCTACCCAGGTGAGTGAGTCTGGGGAAGGGGAAGAAGTTCGAGAACGGGGTGGTGGCCATGTGATTGCCGACCTGATTGCCGGTAAGGCCATTACCCTGAGAGCTCTGGGCCAAGTGACCGACTGCTATCCCCGGGCATCCTTTGAAACCACGATTACCCGCGATACGATCAACCAGTTTTATCTGTTCAATCCCCGCAACGTTTACCAGAATTTTATTGTGGGTGTGAACGGGGGTGATCGTCCCCTCTTCACTTACCTAGGCCCTCTGCAGCCCCGCCTGGGCAATGCCGTTTATTCCAATCCCGGCGCGATTTCCCCTCTGCTCAATGACCCGGACCTGCAGGCAATCGGCATTGGCACCCGTATTTTTCTGGGAGGGGGTGTTGGCTATGTGGCCTGGGAGGGCACCCAGCACTTCCCGATGCAAAAGCGGCTCCCCAACCGGACTCCGATCGGCCCTGCAGCCACCCTGGCCCTGATCGGAGATGCCAAGCAGATGGACCCTGCCTGGGTTCGGGGCTGTTACTTCCGAAGCTATGGCCCCTCCCTGATGCTGGGCGTGGGGATTCCCCTGCCCGTCCTTTCGGAGGCGGTGGTGGCCCGTTGCGCAGTGACTGACCAGGAACTGGTGGCTCCGATCGTAGATTTCTCGATTCCCCGCCGGGTCCGCCCCACCTTTGGTCTCATCAGTTATGCCCAGTTGAAATCAGGCCGAATCACGATCGATGGCACCCTGGTTCGGGTTGCTCCCCTGGCCAGCATCTACCTGTCGCGCCGGGTGGCGGAAGAGCTGAAACAGTGGATTCGAGAGGGGAGGTTTTTGTTAACAGAACCAATCGCCCCCCTGCCCGGTGATCGCACCTTCCTACCCCAGGATGTGTGGGGGGCTCGTATTGGTCTGGAGTAG
- a CDS encoding AI-2E family transporter: MSLGQWIGLLAIISTFYILWEIRQVLLLIFAAVVLAIALNRLAYRFQRFGIKRSIAVVLSTLLLILVLIGIFLLIVPAFAHQFQELSYLLPKGIQVLNRQVDYMRTSVPTWAIPYLPDVEDVIKQVQPLANQLVQRSFSIFSNSLGALLNFLLVFVITLMFLAEPLAYRQGFIRLFPSFYRRRMDEVLGLIEIKLGKWVIGALLGMLIIGLLSWMGLTMLGVRAALANAIVAGLLNLIPNLGPTISVILPMSISLLDSAWKPLAVFGLYFAIQQFESNVLTPRIMAQQVHLLPAVTLMSQVFFASFFGFLGLFLAIPLTVVGQVMIQEILVKDVLDPWRSTRSIQETGADSPTLALADPTLVLAEAIPDPPADSSASSTASEPTP, translated from the coding sequence TTGAGCCTGGGTCAGTGGATTGGTCTGCTTGCTATCATCAGTACCTTCTATATCCTGTGGGAAATTCGGCAGGTTCTACTGCTCATTTTTGCAGCCGTAGTGCTGGCGATCGCCCTCAACCGACTGGCTTACCGATTTCAACGGTTTGGAATTAAGCGCAGTATCGCGGTTGTCCTCTCCACCTTACTGTTAATCCTGGTGCTCATTGGGATTTTCCTGCTGATCGTACCGGCATTTGCTCACCAGTTTCAGGAGCTATCCTATCTGTTACCTAAGGGTATCCAGGTTCTGAATCGGCAGGTTGATTACATGCGAACTAGCGTTCCCACCTGGGCTATCCCTTACCTGCCCGACGTGGAGGATGTCATTAAGCAAGTTCAGCCCCTGGCCAACCAACTGGTGCAGCGCTCCTTCAGTATTTTTTCCAACTCCCTGGGGGCATTACTTAACTTTCTGCTGGTGTTTGTCATCACCCTAATGTTTCTGGCAGAACCCCTGGCCTATCGCCAGGGATTCATTCGCCTGTTTCCCTCTTTCTATCGCCGCCGCATGGATGAGGTGCTGGGGCTGATTGAAATCAAATTGGGGAAATGGGTGATCGGAGCCCTCCTGGGGATGTTAATTATTGGCTTGTTGAGCTGGATGGGTCTGACGATGTTAGGGGTCAGGGCTGCTTTGGCGAACGCGATCGTTGCCGGTTTGCTGAACTTAATTCCTAACCTTGGTCCCACCATCAGTGTCATTTTGCCCATGTCCATCAGCCTGTTAGACTCAGCCTGGAAGCCCCTGGCTGTGTTTGGGCTTTATTTTGCGATTCAACAGTTTGAGAGCAATGTCCTCACTCCCCGAATTATGGCTCAACAGGTGCATCTGCTCCCGGCAGTAACGCTGATGTCGCAGGTATTCTTTGCCAGTTTCTTCGGTTTCCTGGGCTTGTTTCTGGCCATTCCCTTAACCGTTGTAGGACAGGTTATGATTCAGGAAATCCTGGTTAAAGATGTCCTGGATCCCTGGCGATCGACGAGATCCATTCAGGAGACAGGGGCAGACAGTCCGACGTTAGCCTTAGCTGATCCGACGTTGGTCTTAGCTGAAGCGATTCCAGATCCTCCTGCTGATAGCTCCGCCAGTTCCACCGCATCGGAACCCACACCTTAA
- a CDS encoding sulfite exporter TauE/SafE family protein has product MHLFFLFAVSFVAWLISALAGGGSALVVLPAVGFILDARAIAPAVTTGMLLGNSQRVLHFWRHVDWPLTRWYLPGAVIGAVLGAYLFTQIHLDWLQLLMGVFLLVTVVTFLVSRKDRIFPVSPWHFLPLGFLYALISGLVGSSGPLMNPFYLNYGLLKEPMIATKAAHVVGVHIVKLVAYGVLGVLHPQYLGYGLLIGVAAIPANWASQYFLDRMSDRQFRHLVLATMTVSGLFMTWSVLGDFLIKPEVVFGVTG; this is encoded by the coding sequence ATGCATCTGTTCTTTCTCTTTGCCGTCAGTTTTGTCGCGTGGCTAATCAGTGCCCTGGCAGGTGGGGGTAGTGCGCTGGTCGTTCTGCCTGCTGTTGGGTTTATCCTTGATGCCCGGGCGATCGCCCCAGCCGTGACCACAGGGATGTTGCTGGGTAATTCCCAGCGCGTGCTTCATTTCTGGCGGCATGTCGATTGGCCCCTGACTCGCTGGTATTTGCCAGGAGCAGTGATCGGGGCTGTCCTGGGAGCTTACCTGTTTACCCAAATCCATCTGGATTGGCTGCAACTGTTGATGGGAGTCTTTCTGCTGGTCACGGTAGTCACTTTTCTGGTCAGTCGGAAAGATCGCATTTTCCCTGTTTCCCCGTGGCATTTTCTCCCCTTGGGTTTCCTGTATGCGCTCATTTCTGGTCTAGTGGGCAGTAGTGGCCCCCTGATGAATCCCTTCTATCTCAATTATGGTCTGCTGAAGGAACCGATGATTGCCACCAAGGCTGCCCATGTGGTGGGGGTACACATTGTTAAGCTGGTTGCCTACGGGGTTCTGGGAGTTTTGCATCCCCAATATTTGGGTTATGGCCTGTTGATTGGGGTGGCTGCTATTCCGGCTAACTGGGCCAGTCAGTACTTTTTAGACCGGATGAGCGATCGTCAATTCCGCCATCTGGTGCTGGCTACCATGACGGTCAGTGGTCTGTTTATGACCTGGAGTGTTTTGGGTGATTTCCTGATCAAGCCAGAAGTGGTCTTTGGGGTGACGGGTTAA
- a CDS encoding SprT family zinc-dependent metalloprotease, with protein MQPSPDLQLLNLPSYDVQENRRARNVHLKILPSGSLQVIVPPGFSHDRIPEIVHKKRHWIEKVQKRLQEQRTTLGFDLAAPLPTNIFLRAIAQDWQVHYDQTADPRVILRQGTPSSLILSGSTDQAEVCRVALRQWLADLARMNLIPWLEILSQDMELQFVKATIRGQRTRWGSCSRRKTISLNYKLMFLPPHLVRYVFIHELCHTVHLNHSQKFWELVREKEPDYRQLDQELHNSCCYVPLWVESHL; from the coding sequence ATGCAACCCTCTCCTGACCTCCAACTGCTGAACCTGCCCAGTTACGATGTCCAAGAAAACCGGCGTGCCCGCAATGTGCATCTAAAAATTTTGCCCTCGGGTAGTCTGCAGGTGATTGTGCCACCGGGATTCAGCCATGATCGCATTCCGGAAATTGTGCATAAAAAGCGGCATTGGATCGAAAAGGTCCAGAAGCGCTTGCAGGAACAACGAACGACCCTAGGGTTTGATCTGGCGGCCCCCCTACCCACCAACATTTTCCTGCGGGCGATCGCCCAGGACTGGCAGGTTCATTATGACCAGACTGCTGATCCCAGGGTGATTTTGCGTCAGGGAACCCCCTCTAGCCTGATCCTCTCTGGCAGCACCGATCAGGCGGAGGTCTGTCGGGTTGCTCTGCGGCAATGGCTGGCCGATCTGGCCCGGATGAATTTAATTCCCTGGCTGGAGATCTTGAGTCAGGATATGGAGTTACAATTTGTAAAAGCAACGATCCGAGGACAGCGGACCCGTTGGGGCAGTTGTTCCAGGCGCAAAACCATTAGTTTGAATTACAAGCTGATGTTTTTGCCCCCTCATCTGGTCCGCTATGTATTTATCCATGAACTCTGTCACACTGTTCATCTTAATCACTCCCAGAAGTTTTGGGAGCTGGTGAGGGAAAAAGAACCGGACTACAGACAGCTTGATCAGGAACTGCATAACTCCTGTTGCTACGTCCCCCTCTGGGTAGAGTCCCATCTGTAG
- a CDS encoding NUDIX hydrolase codes for MSSSLMREVAIAILYQQGKFLLQLRDEIPSIVYPGQWGLFGGHLEPEESADVAVRRELQEEIGHVPPILTKFGCYRGTGVIRHVYYGEVSVAPESLILGEGCDMGWFTPTEIHRNTCYSHQIQQVKAIGLPHHQILLDFIERQNRADATLS; via the coding sequence ATGAGTAGTTCATTGATGCGTGAGGTGGCGATCGCGATCCTGTACCAGCAGGGAAAGTTTCTGCTACAACTCCGAGATGAAATTCCTAGCATTGTTTACCCTGGTCAGTGGGGGCTTTTTGGGGGCCATCTGGAACCTGAAGAGTCTGCCGATGTTGCAGTCCGGCGAGAATTACAGGAAGAGATTGGCCATGTGCCCCCAATTTTGACCAAATTTGGCTGTTACCGTGGCACGGGTGTGATCCGACATGTTTATTACGGTGAAGTGAGTGTTGCTCCGGAAAGCCTGATTTTAGGGGAGGGGTGTGATATGGGCTGGTTTACCCCAACCGAGATTCATCGCAATACCTGTTATTCTCACCAGATTCAACAGGTAAAGGCGATCGGTCTGCCGCACCATCAAATTCTTTTAGATTTCATCGAGAGGCAAAATAGAGCCGATGCAACCCTCTCCTGA
- the folD gene encoding bifunctional methylenetetrahydrofolate dehydrogenase/methenyltetrahydrofolate cyclohydrolase FolD, with protein MNAQTAQILDGKALAQRMQTELATEIQRLQAQIGRPPGLAVLMVGNDPASAVYVRNKERACEKVGIASLGQHFPTDTTQAELEQMIQTLNQDQRVDGILIQLPLPGHLDAVALLTQLNPNKDADGLHPLNLGRLVRGEAGLRSCTPAGVMRLLQEYDVELQGKHAVVVGRSILVGKPIALMLLEANATVTIAHSKTPNLAEVTRQADILVVAAGRPEMITADMVKPGAAVVDVGINRITDPSGGSRLVGDVQFDSVRRVAGFLTPVPGGVGAMTVTLLLYNTVWSYSQQR; from the coding sequence ATGAATGCTCAAACAGCTCAAATTCTGGACGGTAAAGCACTGGCCCAGCGCATGCAAACAGAGCTTGCCACGGAAATTCAGAGACTGCAGGCCCAGATAGGTCGGCCTCCAGGGCTGGCCGTGCTGATGGTAGGAAATGACCCCGCCAGTGCGGTTTATGTCCGCAATAAAGAGCGGGCCTGTGAAAAGGTGGGGATCGCATCCCTGGGGCAGCATTTTCCGACCGACACAACCCAGGCGGAACTGGAACAGATGATTCAGACTTTGAATCAGGATCAGCGCGTCGATGGCATTCTGATTCAACTTCCCTTGCCGGGGCATCTGGATGCCGTGGCCCTTTTAACTCAGTTGAATCCCAATAAGGACGCGGATGGGTTACATCCGCTCAATCTGGGGCGTCTGGTCCGGGGAGAAGCCGGACTCCGGAGCTGCACACCCGCTGGGGTGATGCGACTGTTGCAAGAATATGACGTTGAACTGCAGGGAAAGCATGCCGTCGTTGTAGGCCGCAGCATTCTGGTCGGAAAACCCATAGCCCTGATGTTGCTGGAAGCCAACGCCACGGTTACGATCGCCCATTCGAAAACCCCCAATTTAGCTGAAGTGACTCGCCAGGCAGATATTCTGGTAGTGGCAGCAGGTCGGCCTGAGATGATTACGGCAGACATGGTGAAACCGGGTGCTGCTGTGGTAGATGTGGGCATTAACCGAATTACAGATCCATCCGGGGGCTCTCGCCTGGTGGGGGATGTGCAGTTTGATTCAGTGCGGCGGGTGGCAGGCTTTCTCACTCCCGTACCAGGGGGGGTAGGAGCTATGACAGTTACCTTGCTGTTATACAACACGGTTTGGAGCTATTCTCAGCAACGATAG
- the crtE gene encoding geranylgeranyl diphosphate synthase CrtE, with product MTSTRDQRTVLADTSPDVDQGIGFDLAAYLTDRRLLVEAALESSIKVIHPETVYEAMRYSLLAGGKRLRPILCLATCELMGGTIDMAMPTACALEMIHTMSLIHDDLPAMDNDDYRRGKLTNHKVFGEDVAILAGDGLLAYAFEFVVTQTQGVPAEQLLQVIARMGRAVGAAGLVGGQVVDLACEGKTDVSLEMLNFIHTHKTAALLEASVVSGAILAGASETDVQRLTHYAENIGLAFQIVDDVLDITATQEELGKTAGKDLLAKKVTYPSFWGVEESRQRARQLTDAAKAEVAPYGEKGIPLAAIADFITTRTH from the coding sequence ATGACAAGTACAAGGGATCAAAGAACAGTACTGGCTGACACATCACCGGATGTGGACCAGGGCATTGGATTTGACCTGGCTGCGTACCTGACTGATCGGCGGTTGCTGGTAGAGGCGGCTCTGGAAAGCTCTATTAAGGTGATCCATCCCGAAACAGTTTATGAGGCGATGCGGTATTCCTTGCTGGCTGGGGGAAAGCGTCTGCGTCCGATTCTCTGTCTGGCTACCTGTGAATTGATGGGGGGCACGATCGACATGGCTATGCCCACCGCCTGTGCCCTGGAAATGATTCACACCATGTCTTTGATCCATGACGATCTCCCTGCCATGGACAATGACGATTACCGGCGCGGCAAGTTGACTAACCATAAGGTCTTTGGGGAGGATGTGGCCATTCTGGCTGGTGATGGTTTACTAGCCTATGCTTTTGAATTCGTCGTTACACAAACTCAGGGCGTCCCTGCGGAACAGCTCCTGCAAGTGATTGCCCGCATGGGGCGAGCCGTGGGGGCGGCGGGCCTGGTGGGTGGGCAGGTGGTAGACCTGGCCTGTGAAGGCAAGACCGATGTCTCTCTGGAAATGCTCAACTTCATCCACACCCATAAAACGGCAGCCCTGCTGGAGGCTTCTGTGGTGTCGGGGGCAATCCTGGCTGGGGCATCGGAAACTGATGTGCAGCGGCTCACCCATTATGCCGAGAACATTGGGCTGGCCTTCCAAATTGTGGATGATGTATTGGACATCACGGCAACTCAAGAGGAACTGGGTAAGACTGCTGGCAAGGATTTGCTGGCCAAAAAAGTCACCTATCCCAGTTTCTGGGGTGTGGAAGAATCCCGCCAGCGAGCCCGACAACTGACCGATGCCGCCAAAGCTGAAGTCGCTCCCTATGGGGAGAAAGGCATTCCACTGGCCGCGATCGCTGACTTTATTACAACACGCACCCACTAA
- a CDS encoding divergent PAP2 family protein encodes MHEFGDILNNRILLVALAASVIAQTIKFLLDLVRNGKINFRILVGTGGMPSAHSALVTALATGVGQTIGWDSAEFAIATLFAVIVMYDAAGVRQAAGKQARILNQIIDELFQEKHELNESRLKELLGHTPVQVIVGSALGVAISCLAVKAY; translated from the coding sequence ATGCATGAGTTTGGCGATATTCTGAATAACCGGATTCTGCTGGTTGCCCTGGCGGCAAGTGTGATCGCCCAGACGATCAAATTTTTGCTAGATCTGGTTCGGAACGGTAAAATCAACTTTCGAATTCTGGTTGGGACAGGAGGCATGCCCAGTGCTCATTCTGCCCTGGTGACGGCCTTGGCCACCGGGGTAGGTCAGACGATCGGTTGGGACAGTGCCGAGTTTGCGATCGCGACCCTATTTGCGGTCATTGTCATGTATGATGCCGCCGGAGTACGGCAGGCAGCGGGGAAACAGGCGCGCATTCTGAATCAGATCATTGATGAGCTGTTTCAGGAGAAGCATGAGCTAAACGAAAGCCGTCTGAAGGAACTGTTGGGGCACACCCCAGTCCAGGTCATCGTTGGCTCAGCTCTCGGTGTTGCTATCTCCTGTCTTGCCGTTAAAGCTTATTAA